A window from Chitinophaga filiformis encodes these proteins:
- a CDS encoding mannose-1-phosphate guanylyltransferase, translated as MLHVLLCGGSGTRLWPLSNKQTPKQLLPLFDGQSLLQLTWVRNSTFCDGVMAVVNEQQSEMVSKQLGEAGAQHVQMMEEPVGRNTAAAIALAAFSATPETILLITPADHLIGTPDLYEETIKKAAELAAEGHLVTIGLQPAYAETGYGYIQYAGYDVVRFTEKPNKVTAEAMLKSGDYLWNSGIFCGKAGVLLQQLLEHAPEIYAAASEAALIWKETGSIPMAAMEAIPSDSIDYAVLEKSDIVKVVPSAMQWSDVGGYEALAEALASHYRYSNHQAVFIESDPVNSMVIGKDKLVALVGVENVVVVNTPEVLLILQKGKGQEVKQLHQWVKENRPELL; from the coding sequence ATGCTACACGTATTATTATGTGGAGGGTCAGGAACCCGTCTCTGGCCGCTATCCAATAAACAGACGCCAAAGCAGCTGCTGCCCCTGTTTGACGGACAGAGTTTATTACAGCTTACATGGGTGCGTAACAGTACTTTCTGTGATGGTGTGATGGCTGTCGTAAATGAACAGCAGTCTGAAATGGTGTCTAAGCAACTGGGAGAAGCAGGTGCTCAGCATGTACAGATGATGGAAGAACCGGTGGGACGTAATACTGCTGCTGCTATTGCACTGGCGGCATTCTCCGCAACACCTGAAACGATCCTCCTCATTACACCGGCAGACCATCTCATAGGTACGCCTGACCTCTATGAAGAGACGATAAAGAAAGCTGCTGAACTGGCGGCCGAGGGCCACCTTGTAACCATAGGGCTGCAACCTGCATATGCTGAAACAGGATACGGTTACATCCAGTATGCTGGTTACGATGTAGTACGCTTCACAGAAAAGCCGAATAAAGTTACTGCGGAAGCAATGCTGAAGAGTGGCGATTACCTGTGGAACAGTGGCATCTTCTGCGGTAAGGCCGGCGTATTGTTACAGCAATTGCTGGAACATGCACCTGAGATCTATGCAGCTGCATCGGAAGCCGCGCTTATCTGGAAAGAGACCGGTTCTATTCCAATGGCAGCCATGGAAGCCATTCCCTCAGACAGTATCGATTATGCTGTACTGGAGAAAAGTGATATTGTAAAGGTGGTGCCAAGCGCTATGCAATGGAGTGATGTGGGTGGTTATGAAGCCCTGGCGGAAGCCCTGGCAAGCCATTACCGCTATAGTAATCACCAGGCCGTATTTATAGAAAGCGATCCTGTGAACAGCATGGTAATAGGTAAGGACAAACTGGTAGCATTAGTAGGTGTGGAAAACGTGGTAGTGGTAAATACCCCGGAAGTGCTGCTGATATTACAGAAAGGAAAGGGACAGGAAGTAAAACAATTGCATCAGTGGGTAAAGGAAAACAGGCCTGAACTGCTATAA
- a CDS encoding response regulator, which produces MNTRILLIEDKAGLLDTLKSLLELHDYTVITASNGEEGFAKAIRYLPDLVISDIYMPLINGYELLDQFREHPLLHKIPVLITSGKKEDDEITTALQKGAAGYLIKPFVFAHLHEQIKKALKRHQQP; this is translated from the coding sequence ATGAACACGAGGATTCTTTTGATTGAAGACAAAGCCGGTCTGCTGGATACACTTAAAAGTCTGCTGGAACTGCATGACTATACCGTTATTACTGCCAGCAACGGAGAAGAAGGCTTTGCAAAGGCCATACGGTATTTGCCTGATCTTGTGATCAGTGACATTTATATGCCCCTCATTAATGGTTATGAATTGCTGGATCAATTTCGGGAACATCCACTCCTCCACAAAATTCCCGTACTCATTACCAGCGGCAAAAAAGAAGATGATGAAATAACTACCGCCCTGCAAAAAGGCGCGGCAGGATATCTCATCAAACCTTTTGTTTTTGCACACCTGCATGAACAAATAAAAAAGGCATTGAAAAGGCATCAACAGCCATAA
- a CDS encoding polysaccharide biosynthesis/export family protein: protein MNPEDVIVFNAPSMASPGTAGGGPQVTGYLVNEQGFIEYPVLGQVKAAGLTKEQLTTYLRDELNNRKLMKDPVVSVRFLNYRVTVLGEVSRPGVFAINNERMSIMEALGIAGDITIYGKKDNVLLIREVDGQRTIKRLNLNSDDILSSPYYYLQSNDVVYVEPTKARVANASGNRQTISIILSSISLFVIILDRLILN, encoded by the coding sequence ATGAACCCCGAGGATGTTATTGTATTTAACGCCCCAAGTATGGCATCACCCGGAACTGCGGGAGGTGGTCCTCAGGTAACAGGTTATCTCGTTAATGAACAGGGATTTATTGAGTACCCGGTACTGGGCCAGGTAAAGGCCGCCGGACTTACCAAAGAACAACTTACTACATACCTGCGGGATGAGTTGAACAACAGAAAGCTCATGAAAGATCCGGTGGTTAGTGTAAGATTCCTCAATTACCGCGTAACAGTGCTTGGCGAAGTAAGCCGTCCCGGTGTTTTCGCCATCAACAATGAAAGAATGTCGATAATGGAGGCTTTGGGTATTGCGGGCGATATTACTATCTACGGCAAAAAAGACAATGTACTGTTAATAAGAGAGGTAGACGGGCAAAGAACGATCAAACGTCTCAACCTGAACAGTGATGACATTTTATCATCTCCTTACTATTACCTGCAGTCTAATGATGTAGTGTATGTTGAACCAACTAAAGCAAGGGTAGCTAACGCAAGTGGCAACCGCCAGACGATCTCAATTATTCTGAGCAGTATTTCACTGTTTGTAATCATTCTGGATCGGTTGATATTGAACTAA
- a CDS encoding gliding motility-associated C-terminal domain-containing protein: MLLTIQADHTRLRGMPCCYLTYPAVRICVFLTILLLCFFVFNVASAQNLALQNSSLEGKPGVRVAPPGWRVAINTPDILPGVYGCNKAAKAGKTFIGLQAGPSYREGIEQELSSPLQRERLYNLSFDLAFSRIYGHEHCYGNLAIFGGDTPGDTSELLWTSGSFTDTMWHRWTAEFKPRKSHKYISFYAYPEEKCTLNSYGVVVFMDNLSVIRQILKTELTATASCNNTATGSVSVHVTGGAAPYTYLWTPGNYRTPQVTNLPAGLYEVQVTSADGVTAKGAVTVGASDLAANTDVTISDCAGDNKSAISLNITGGVPPYDLIVNGIEKEGNRFENLVPGKYVFIVKDKQVCSDTLDVLIKEPDPLVIRETNVTSCSCSEVSDGSIRWVVEGGTRPYKYRVDGDMWQPDSLHPNLKAGNYRYEIEDANGCGEAGTATVTSPWQNCLVVMPSAFSPNGDGNNDLFRPRVYDAVTNYQLKVYNRWGSLVFQTNDPRSGWDGYCSGMPQSSQAFLYVCSFKTSRNELKEYKGTVMLVK; the protein is encoded by the coding sequence ATGTTGCTAACTATCCAGGCCGACCACACACGGCTAAGGGGAATGCCATGTTGTTATCTCACATATCCTGCTGTAAGGATATGTGTATTTCTGACAATCCTGTTGCTTTGCTTTTTTGTGTTCAATGTGGCATCTGCACAGAATCTTGCTTTACAGAATTCTTCACTGGAGGGTAAACCCGGAGTGAGAGTTGCGCCGCCGGGCTGGCGTGTTGCTATCAATACACCTGACATATTACCGGGTGTGTATGGTTGTAATAAAGCCGCCAAAGCGGGTAAGACCTTTATTGGTCTTCAGGCAGGGCCTAGCTATAGAGAAGGGATTGAGCAGGAATTGTCTTCTCCGCTGCAGAGAGAGCGCTTGTATAATTTGTCTTTTGATCTTGCTTTCAGCAGGATCTATGGCCATGAACACTGTTATGGCAACCTTGCTATATTTGGCGGCGATACACCTGGTGATACATCGGAGTTGCTATGGACCTCCGGAAGTTTTACAGATACCATGTGGCATAGATGGACAGCGGAATTCAAGCCCCGTAAATCACATAAATACATTTCCTTTTATGCTTATCCCGAAGAAAAATGTACGCTGAACAGCTATGGTGTAGTGGTGTTCATGGATAACCTGTCGGTGATCCGGCAGATATTGAAAACAGAGCTGACAGCTACCGCGTCCTGTAACAATACAGCTACCGGTAGTGTAAGCGTACACGTGACAGGGGGCGCGGCGCCTTATACCTATCTGTGGACGCCCGGCAATTATCGAACACCACAGGTAACCAATCTGCCGGCCGGACTATATGAAGTGCAGGTCACTTCCGCGGATGGCGTTACCGCAAAAGGCGCTGTGACAGTGGGAGCGTCGGACCTGGCTGCGAACACCGATGTTACAATATCTGATTGTGCAGGTGATAATAAAAGCGCCATATCGCTGAATATTACAGGCGGTGTGCCACCATATGATCTGATCGTGAACGGGATTGAAAAGGAGGGGAACCGGTTTGAGAACCTGGTACCGGGTAAATATGTATTCATTGTAAAAGATAAACAGGTTTGCTCAGATACTTTAGATGTGCTTATAAAAGAACCGGATCCCCTGGTGATCAGGGAGACGAATGTAACATCCTGCAGCTGCAGCGAAGTGAGTGACGGCAGCATCAGGTGGGTAGTGGAAGGAGGAACACGTCCTTATAAATATCGCGTGGACGGAGATATGTGGCAGCCGGATAGCCTGCATCCAAATCTGAAAGCAGGTAATTACCGTTATGAAATAGAGGATGCCAATGGATGTGGTGAAGCAGGAACAGCGACTGTTACCTCTCCCTGGCAGAATTGCCTTGTTGTAATGCCCTCTGCATTTAGTCCCAATGGAGATGGCAATAATGATCTTTTCCGTCCAAGAGTATATGATGCAGTAACGAACTATCAGCTGAAGGTGTATAATCGCTGGGGAAGCCTTGTTTTTCAGACAAATGATCCGCGAAGCGGATGGGATGGTTATTGCAGTGGCATGCCACAGAGCTCACAGGCATTTTTATATGTATGCTCTTTTAAAACCAGCAGGAATGAGCTGAAGGAATACAAGGGGACGGTGATGCTGGTGAAATAA
- a CDS encoding response regulator produces the protein MINIGIIEDNYFQLNNYKEFLEDFQECKVVFACKSMEEFRALPFKETEVNVILLDISLPGESGIQGMQELKRVYPEAKLIVLSGHDGKHYVIESIRQGANGYIIKTSRLMEIYHSIMDAVSEGGTLSPKAAHLLINYIAKDPLEDIKHKLTKREYELLSLLKEGYSYKEMAEKLFVTVFTVNQHLKKIYQKLNVATKSELISKIWSNSLYSFFLITNSWIFFQMLSFKDMILFS, from the coding sequence ATGATCAATATTGGAATTATAGAAGACAATTATTTCCAGTTGAACAATTACAAGGAGTTTTTAGAAGATTTTCAAGAATGTAAGGTCGTATTTGCTTGTAAGTCAATGGAGGAGTTCAGAGCCCTGCCATTTAAGGAGACTGAGGTAAACGTAATATTGCTGGACATTTCATTACCAGGGGAATCAGGCATACAAGGTATGCAGGAATTAAAAAGGGTTTACCCTGAAGCGAAACTTATTGTATTGTCGGGACACGATGGTAAACATTATGTAATTGAATCGATCCGCCAGGGAGCGAATGGTTATATTATTAAGACCAGCCGCCTGATGGAGATCTATCATTCAATAATGGATGCAGTCAGCGAAGGAGGCACTCTTTCCCCCAAAGCTGCTCATTTACTCATTAATTATATCGCCAAGGACCCCCTTGAGGATATAAAGCATAAACTGACCAAAAGAGAATATGAACTGCTTTCCCTGTTAAAAGAAGGCTACTCATATAAGGAAATGGCGGAGAAGCTTTTTGTGACGGTATTCACTGTGAACCAACATTTGAAGAAAATTTATCAAAAACTTAATGTTGCCACAAAATCAGAACTAATTTCGAAGATCTGGTCAAATAGTTTGTATTCTTTCTTTTTAATTACGAATTCTTGGATTTTTTTTCAAATGCTTTCGTTTAAAGATATGATACTATTTTCGTGA
- a CDS encoding sensor histidine kinase produces MESTHTSEGSTLLNNASNVIAFTAHEFKTPLTTIASIVDLLSTKLRADSYMNPFYEQQLSRITSEIFSLNSMLDEMLTINNILSGSFEARKELLFVEEQIVPLQEKFRSFTDNSKTFKLTKSGTPCKIPANSAQLTRIFTNLISNAFKFSRENLPSVHLSYQEKRLVITVTDDGIGIPAEDLPHLFQPYYRGSNTNGIAGTGLGLTIVKTFVTANDGEISVSSEPDKGTVFTLVFRYPVPAGKI; encoded by the coding sequence ATGGAATCCACACATACTTCAGAGGGCAGCACATTACTGAACAATGCCAGTAATGTAATAGCCTTTACTGCTCATGAATTTAAAACACCACTGACCACCATCGCATCTATCGTCGACCTACTTTCCACCAAGCTCCGGGCAGACAGCTATATGAATCCATTCTATGAGCAACAGCTGTCCAGGATCACTTCAGAGATCTTTTCCCTGAATAGTATGCTCGATGAAATGCTGACTATCAACAACATACTGTCCGGCAGCTTCGAAGCCAGGAAAGAACTGCTTTTTGTAGAAGAACAGATTGTGCCTTTACAGGAGAAATTCCGTTCATTCACAGACAATAGTAAAACGTTTAAGCTCACTAAGTCGGGTACGCCCTGCAAAATACCGGCCAATTCTGCTCAACTCACCAGAATATTTACAAATCTTATCAGTAACGCCTTCAAATTTTCCCGTGAAAACCTGCCGTCCGTTCACCTGTCCTACCAGGAAAAGAGGCTCGTCATCACCGTTACAGACGATGGAATAGGCATCCCTGCAGAAGATCTTCCGCATTTATTTCAGCCCTATTACAGAGGAAGTAATACAAATGGCATTGCCGGCACCGGATTAGGTCTTACTATTGTAAAAACATTTGTTACTGCCAATGACGGAGAAATTTCCGTCAGCAGCGAGCCTGATAAAGGCACGGTTTTTACACTGGTTTTCAGGTACCCTGTACCTGCCGGTAAAATATAG
- a CDS encoding UDP-glucose dehydrogenase family protein produces the protein MKAIVIGTGYVGLVTGACLAEVGTQVVCVDVNAEKIKNLQKGILPIYEPGLEEIVTRNYNNGRLSFSTSLAEVIPGADIAFIAVGTPPGEDGSADLQYVLQVAKEIGTYMTDYLVVVTKSTVPVGTAVKVNREIKQAMLNRNALIDYDVASNPEFLKEGAAVQDFLKPDRIVVGVNTDRAKEMLERLYHPFLLNGRPIIFMDIASAEMTKYAANAMLATKISFINDIANLCELVGADVNKVRKGIGSDARIGNAFIYPGIGYGGSCFPKDVKALVQTGKEYGHGLRILEAVEAVNNDQKKVLFSKINRHFDGMLKGRTFAVWGLSFKPATDDMREASSLVLIEALLEAGAQVQVFDPVAMHEAKKTLGDTVKWCNDMYAAAEGADAVLLVTEWNEFRLPDWTRIKQLLKAPVVFDGRNIYDNAYLEKSGFTCYSIGVSQPAISVLSGS, from the coding sequence ATGAAAGCGATCGTAATTGGAACAGGATATGTAGGGCTGGTTACCGGCGCCTGTCTTGCCGAAGTAGGTACACAGGTAGTATGTGTGGATGTTAATGCCGAAAAGATAAAAAACCTCCAGAAAGGTATTTTACCCATTTATGAACCGGGTCTCGAAGAGATCGTTACCCGCAACTACAACAATGGCCGTCTCTCTTTCAGCACCAGTCTTGCTGAAGTGATCCCCGGTGCAGATATCGCCTTCATAGCCGTAGGCACACCTCCGGGTGAAGATGGCAGCGCTGATCTGCAATATGTATTGCAGGTGGCGAAAGAGATCGGTACATATATGACCGATTACCTGGTAGTGGTAACAAAGAGCACCGTTCCCGTTGGTACTGCTGTAAAGGTGAACAGGGAGATCAAACAGGCTATGCTGAACAGGAATGCATTGATCGATTATGATGTGGCGTCCAACCCTGAGTTCCTGAAGGAAGGCGCTGCTGTACAGGACTTCCTGAAACCTGACCGTATTGTGGTAGGTGTGAATACAGACAGGGCAAAAGAAATGCTGGAGCGCCTGTATCACCCATTCCTGCTGAATGGCCGTCCTATCATTTTCATGGACATCGCTTCTGCAGAAATGACCAAGTATGCGGCAAACGCTATGCTGGCAACAAAAATTTCCTTCATCAATGATATAGCCAACCTGTGCGAACTGGTAGGCGCTGATGTGAATAAAGTACGTAAAGGCATCGGCAGCGACGCCAGGATCGGTAATGCCTTTATCTATCCGGGTATTGGCTATGGTGGTTCCTGCTTCCCTAAAGATGTAAAAGCATTGGTGCAGACAGGTAAGGAATACGGACATGGATTACGTATCCTGGAAGCGGTAGAAGCTGTGAACAACGATCAGAAGAAAGTATTGTTCTCGAAGATCAACCGGCACTTCGACGGTATGCTGAAAGGCAGGACCTTCGCGGTATGGGGTTTATCCTTCAAACCTGCTACAGACGATATGCGCGAGGCATCCAGTCTTGTATTGATAGAAGCGCTGCTGGAAGCGGGTGCACAGGTACAGGTGTTCGACCCTGTTGCAATGCATGAGGCGAAGAAAACGCTGGGAGATACAGTGAAATGGTGCAATGATATGTACGCCGCTGCAGAAGGTGCAGACGCTGTATTGCTGGTAACGGAATGGAATGAATTCCGTCTGCCTGACTGGACTCGTATTAAACAATTGTTGAAAGCTCCTGTTGTATTTGACGGCAGGAATATATATGATAACGCATATCTTGAGAAGAGCGGTTTCACCTGCTACAGCATAGGTGTATCTCAGCCTGCAATAAGCGTGCTCTCCGGAAGTTAA
- a CDS encoding UpxY family transcription antiterminator produces MEQKTHTWYAVYTKPRWEKKVADALVRKQIETYCPLNRVTHQWSDRKKIVEEPLFKSYVFVRIPEDKKTLVRETSGIVNFVYWLGKPASIPDHEIDLIKRFLREYQDVEVERFPIHEDDLIRITAGPLMHQHGRVVETGKNTVKAVLYSMGFSLIATVKTSDLMVLGNNSKEYAGAGKLGVGNPI; encoded by the coding sequence ATGGAACAGAAGACACACACCTGGTATGCAGTCTACACTAAACCAAGATGGGAGAAAAAAGTGGCCGATGCACTTGTTCGTAAACAGATCGAAACGTACTGTCCACTGAACAGGGTAACGCATCAGTGGAGCGACAGAAAGAAGATCGTAGAGGAGCCCCTTTTTAAATCGTATGTGTTTGTGCGTATCCCGGAGGACAAAAAGACACTCGTTCGCGAAACAAGTGGTATTGTGAACTTCGTTTACTGGCTTGGTAAACCTGCCAGTATTCCTGATCATGAGATTGACCTGATCAAACGCTTCCTGCGTGAGTACCAGGATGTGGAAGTAGAACGTTTCCCGATCCACGAGGATGATCTGATCCGCATCACCGCAGGTCCTTTGATGCACCAGCATGGAAGGGTGGTGGAAACAGGCAAGAATACCGTTAAAGCTGTATTGTACAGCATGGGATTCTCGCTGATCGCTACCGTGAAAACAAGTGATCTCATGGTGCTTGGTAACAACAGTAAAGAGTATGCCGGCGCCGGGAAATTAGGCGTTGGAAATCCTATTTAA
- a CDS encoding GumC family protein yields the protein MQQKVINTRTKREEHTGLLEMIRHKYQPYWPLFVIASIISFSIAYVYLKYATPLYKISSSLLIKEDARAVESSIIEMMDPLGSGKKIENEIEILKSRTIAKAVVRNLNLYGEIFERGTIRDVSMYKRAPVQITFLDPDQIDPMEGSLLDLRYDYNGRKLTMGDKTYPLNDTVTTTRWGRILIKPTPGFNPASLRDKQLYIRIAGEKALAGVFLGNLKIAAANKQSNVLRLEYVDAVPQKGMDMLNELMRTYDAESIEDKNKTASKTMSFVEDRLRIITAELSQVEGQIERYKTDEGIVDIGEQGKMFLASVQDNDVKLSEADMQLSTLEAVEQYVKNKHSEDNVVPATIGIADQTLLTLLGKLQDIELQQEKMRKTTGENSPALESLNAQEERIRPAIMDNIRSLRANLEAGRAKLAAQNTRFMALLKGVPNKERTLLEVSRQQAIKNNIYTFLLEKREETALQYAAAISDSRIVDLAEADTFPFSPKKSMVMALAILAGLAAVAGFIAVKDMMNNKVMFRSDIEKGTSAPIIAEIMFDKSGGIAITEGRRTPVAEQFRALRTTLSYIGINGDNKTILVTSSISGEGKSFVAVNLGLSLSLTKKKVVLLEFDLRKPKVSKILNVPHHPGISNYLAGHSSLSDILKQPIENNEYMYLLSAGVIPPNPTELILNGRLEHLLATLRASFDYIIIDTAPIGPVTDARLLAPYADATLYVVRHDRTPKFNLKMIEDLYEQGDLGKLNIVFNGLKMRGLPGYAYGYGGGYGYGSGQGYGYGYTDDHKNGAVKKGRFTKIFK from the coding sequence ATGCAACAGAAAGTAATAAATACGCGCACAAAACGAGAGGAACATACGGGCCTCCTGGAAATGATCAGGCATAAATATCAGCCTTACTGGCCTCTATTTGTGATTGCGTCTATAATTTCTTTCTCTATAGCATATGTTTATCTGAAATATGCAACTCCGCTCTATAAGATATCTTCTTCATTATTGATAAAAGAAGATGCCAGGGCTGTGGAAAGTTCTATCATAGAAATGATGGACCCCCTGGGATCAGGAAAGAAAATAGAAAACGAAATTGAAATACTGAAGTCCCGTACAATCGCGAAAGCTGTTGTAAGGAACCTTAACCTGTATGGAGAGATCTTCGAAAGAGGTACTATCAGGGATGTGTCTATGTATAAAAGAGCCCCTGTGCAGATCACCTTTCTCGACCCCGATCAGATCGATCCGATGGAAGGCTCTCTCCTGGATCTCAGGTATGACTATAATGGCCGTAAGCTCACGATGGGAGACAAAACATATCCCCTGAACGATACGGTAACTACCACCCGCTGGGGACGTATATTAATTAAGCCTACTCCGGGATTCAATCCTGCCAGTTTGCGCGATAAACAATTGTATATACGCATTGCCGGCGAGAAAGCATTGGCCGGTGTATTTCTTGGCAACCTGAAAATTGCAGCTGCCAATAAACAGTCAAACGTACTGCGGCTGGAGTATGTCGATGCGGTTCCTCAGAAAGGCATGGATATGCTGAATGAACTGATGAGGACCTACGACGCAGAATCTATCGAAGACAAGAACAAGACGGCGTCAAAGACAATGTCGTTTGTAGAAGACAGGCTGCGCATCATCACTGCAGAACTGAGCCAGGTAGAAGGTCAGATAGAACGCTATAAAACGGACGAAGGAATTGTTGATATCGGCGAGCAGGGCAAGATGTTCCTGGCATCTGTACAGGATAATGATGTTAAACTGAGTGAAGCTGATATGCAATTGTCAACACTGGAAGCTGTTGAACAATACGTAAAAAATAAGCATTCAGAAGACAACGTGGTACCTGCCACCATCGGTATTGCAGACCAGACATTGCTGACATTGCTGGGTAAACTGCAGGACATTGAATTACAGCAGGAAAAGATGCGTAAGACCACTGGCGAGAACAGTCCGGCGCTGGAAAGCCTGAATGCACAGGAAGAAAGAATAAGGCCTGCCATCATGGATAACATCCGCAGCTTACGCGCCAACCTGGAAGCAGGAAGAGCAAAGCTGGCAGCTCAGAATACACGCTTTATGGCACTGCTGAAAGGTGTGCCTAATAAGGAAAGGACCTTACTGGAAGTAAGCAGGCAGCAGGCGATCAAAAACAATATCTATACTTTCCTGCTCGAGAAGCGTGAAGAAACAGCATTGCAGTATGCAGCTGCTATCTCCGACAGCCGTATCGTAGATCTGGCTGAAGCAGATACTTTCCCTTTCAGCCCGAAGAAATCTATGGTGATGGCCCTGGCTATCCTGGCTGGTCTGGCCGCTGTAGCAGGTTTCATTGCAGTGAAAGACATGATGAACAATAAAGTGATGTTCCGGTCGGATATCGAAAAAGGTACTTCTGCACCGATCATTGCCGAGATCATGTTCGACAAGAGTGGTGGCATTGCTATCACGGAAGGAAGACGTACCCCTGTTGCAGAACAGTTCAGGGCACTCCGTACTACCTTGTCTTATATCGGTATCAATGGAGACAATAAAACCATCCTGGTAACATCTTCCATCTCCGGTGAAGGAAAGAGCTTTGTTGCAGTGAACCTGGGATTAAGCCTTTCACTGACCAAGAAGAAAGTAGTATTGCTGGAATTTGACCTCCGTAAACCGAAGGTAAGTAAGATCCTGAATGTGCCACATCACCCGGGTATCAGTAATTACCTGGCCGGCCATTCTTCACTGAGTGATATTTTAAAACAGCCAATAGAGAATAACGAGTATATGTACCTGCTTTCTGCAGGTGTAATACCACCGAATCCAACCGAGTTGATTTTGAATGGCAGACTTGAACATCTGCTGGCCACTTTAAGAGCATCTTTTGATTATATCATTATTGACACTGCTCCGATAGGACCTGTTACGGACGCACGTTTGCTGGCGCCTTATGCTGACGCTACGTTGTATGTGGTACGTCATGACCGGACACCGAAGTTCAATCTGAAAATGATAGAAGATCTGTACGAGCAGGGAGATCTTGGCAAGCTGAATATTGTATTCAATGGTCTGAAAATGCGTGGACTGCCCGGTTACGCATATGGCTATGGCGGAGGCTATGGTTATGGCAGCGGGCAGGGATACGGATACGGGTACACCGATGACCATAAGAACGGGGCTGTAAAAAAGGGACGTTTTACTAAAATTTTCAAATAA
- a CDS encoding GDP-L-fucose synthase family protein, translated as MQLNDKIYIAGHRGMVGGAISRRLKTLGYENLVTRSSAELDLRSQAAVNEFFSKEKPDYVFLAAAKVGGIHANNTYRAEFLYDNLMMETNIIHAAWKHGVKKLMFLGSSCIYPKMAPQPLQEGSLLTGPLEPTNEPYAIAKIAGIKLCEAYRDQYGCNYISVMPTNLYGIGDNYHPENSHVLPALIRRFHEAKEARSPSVTVWGSGTPKREFLFADDLAAACVFLMLHYDEKELVNIGTGEDLSIRELAETVKEVVCYEGDIVFDTSKPDGTPRKLMDVSKLHKLGWKHSVELKEGLVQAYADFLHKKHMVAL; from the coding sequence ATGCAACTTAACGATAAGATATATATAGCCGGTCACCGTGGTATGGTGGGCGGTGCGATCAGCAGAAGACTGAAAACGCTGGGATATGAGAACCTGGTAACGAGAAGCTCCGCTGAACTGGACCTTCGCTCGCAGGCAGCTGTAAATGAATTTTTCAGCAAGGAGAAACCTGACTACGTGTTCCTGGCTGCTGCCAAAGTAGGCGGCATCCATGCCAACAATACTTATCGTGCAGAATTCCTGTACGATAACCTCATGATGGAAACCAACATCATCCACGCTGCCTGGAAGCATGGCGTTAAAAAGCTGATGTTTCTCGGCAGCTCTTGTATCTATCCTAAAATGGCCCCGCAGCCATTACAGGAAGGTAGCTTGCTGACAGGCCCGCTGGAACCAACCAACGAACCTTATGCTATTGCCAAAATAGCGGGCATTAAATTATGTGAAGCATACCGCGACCAGTATGGTTGTAACTATATCAGTGTAATGCCAACCAACCTGTATGGTATCGGAGACAATTACCATCCTGAAAATTCACATGTGCTGCCGGCACTCATCCGCCGCTTTCATGAAGCGAAGGAAGCCCGGTCGCCCAGTGTGACCGTATGGGGAAGTGGTACGCCGAAGCGTGAATTCCTCTTTGCAGACGACCTGGCGGCTGCCTGCGTATTCCTGATGCTGCATTATGATGAGAAAGAACTGGTGAACATTGGTACCGGGGAAGACCTGAGTATACGTGAACTGGCAGAGACGGTGAAAGAGGTAGTATGTTATGAAGGGGATATTGTTTTTGATACTTCCAAACCCGATGGTACGCCGAGGAAGCTGATGGATGTATCAAAACTGCATAAACTCGGATGGAAGCACAGCGTAGAGCTGAAAGAGGGACTGGTACAGGCTTATGCCGATTTCCTTCATAAAAAGCACATGGTTGCATTGTAA